A window of the Fusarium poae strain DAOMC 252244 chromosome 3, whole genome shotgun sequence genome harbors these coding sequences:
- a CDS encoding hypothetical protein (BUSCO:11010at5125): MGPISIPRIRRTAQNTQFTYNLSRRVNDVQTYPVYSPQGATILIYGHENGVTIAWRGGKRFKTIKKALQTEKQNGTADDSVMIIDSDDDEPPAKPKAASQYEDKPQFEDEVEDSPYPEIVQTLDLALGTAILKVAVMPMTPTPAEDAAWGGAKVLTDKMVFAVSCVTNDVYVITLPLTPPSPESKARIELRNDLLAGRAGSGVWGESLILLGGQNKHSEGIAINLIMPTATERPGTKPRAVVASHSREASGVLRFWDVPLDASDKPSKTVEPFQTEYLPNPLTSISFNPTHTTQLLAVSALQGVRVYDFARPSFTDTDATGPFPVQGSWLLSMYQPFARPSSTRKPVIDAVWITHGHAILVLLADGMWGIWDVDGVSPSGPGAILSSKLQTGVKGAALTTFSVSGYVEGTSSLRSLTTQNKEQTTGEFAPMTPHTRRQATASLSSAITLDRLATIRGGIKVLSSPSSGSAIQDETVVFWVGDLEHVCVIPGITRFWDSQLRQAAGTGGDIFSGSQPVKMIKLLDLSTGLLGERCCGVGLLIDPDHSITAQDSSIPADVIVYGETRIVVVREGEDGPGKIVGAVVNARRRNLFSRGDKSDAIIVHGKQTRPAKSLFNLSTVKPGTLRLRSALGKHGIEGESDADLPTRPAVGFDFMDTLDAAADITADDGERNLEVEMLDIMEIDKTLENMDNSRRRT, encoded by the exons ATGGGCCCTATCTCAATCCCTCGAATCCGTCGCACAGCGCAAAACACTCAGTTCAC ATACAATCTTTCACGCCGCGTGAACGATGTCCAGACGTATCCTGTATACTCTCCCCAAGGTGCTACCATTCTCATATATGGCCATGAGAACGGTGTGACGATTGCGTGGCGAGGAGGCAAGCGATTTAAGACTATCAAGAAGGCACTCCAAACCGAAAAGCAGAACGGAACTGCGGATGATTCGGTTATGATTATCGACTCGGATGACGACGAACCACCGGCAAAGCCAAAGGCAGCATCTCAGTATGAGGACAAACCACAGTTTGAGGACGAGGTTGAGGATAGCCCGTACCCCGAAATAGTACAGACTCTCGACCTTGCACTCGGAACGGCGATCCTGAAGGTTGCGGTTATGCCCATGACCCCAACGCCCGCAGAGGACGCTGCTTGGGGAGGAGCCAAAGTGCTTACCGACAAGATGGTTTTTGCTGTCTCATGCGTCACCAACGATGTCTATGTCATTACGCTTCCTCTCACCCCTCCCTCACCCGAAAGTAAGGCCAGAATCGAGCTTAGAAACGATCTTCTAGCCGGCAGGGCAGGCTCCGGAGTTTGGGGTGAGTCGCTCATCCTACTTGGTGGCCAGAACAAGCATAGCGAGGGCATTGCTATCAACTTGATCATGCCAACAGCCACCGAGCGACCTGGTACGAAGCCTAGGGCAGTCGTGGCCTCGCACTCCCGTGAGGCTTCTGGAGTGCTCCGATTTTGGGACGTCCCTCTAGATGCTAGTGACAAGCCCTCCAAAACTGTCGAGCCATTCCAAACCGAGTATTTACCTAACCCCCTCACAAGCATATCCTTCAACCCTACGCATACTACACAGCTGCTTGCTGTTTCAGCCCTTCAGGGAGTTCGTGTTTACGATTTTGCACGACCTTCTTTTACCGATACGGATGCCACCGGACCCTTTCCTGTCCAGGGCTCATGGTTGCTTTCCATGTACCAGCCCTTTGCTCGACCCTCATCGACAAGAAAACCAGTCATTGATGCTGTTTGGATAACACACGGACACGCGATACTGGTGCTCCTTGCCGATGGTATGTGGGGCATTTGGGACGTTGACGGTGTCAGTCCTTCTGGACCGGGAGCTATTCTATCTAGCAAACTCCAGACTGGCGTCAAGGGAGCTGCTTTGACGACCTTTAGCGTCTCTGGATATGTAGAGGGAACAAGCTCACTCCGAAGTCTTACGACGCAGAACAAGGAACAGACCACCGGAGAGTTTGCGCCCATGACTCCTCACACTCGACGACAAGCCACCGCTTCGCTAAGCTCTGCTATCACACTTGACCGCTTGGCTACCATCCGAGGTGGCATTAAGGTGCTGTCTTCACCGAGTAGTGGAAGTGCAATCCAAGACGAGACAGTCGTCTTTTGGGTCGGTGATCTGGAACACGTTTGTGTCATCCCTGGTATCACACGGTTCTGGGATTCTCAACTGCGACAGGCTGCTGGCACTGGTGGCGACATTTTTAGTGGCTCGCAGCCGGTGAAGATGATCAAGCTATTGGATTTGTCAACTGGGCTACTCGGTGAAAGATGCTGTGGAGTTGGGCTGTTGATAGACCCAGATCACAGTATCACCGCTCAAGACAGTAGTATACCAGCGGATGTTATTGTGTACGGCGAGACCAGGATTGTCGTTGTCAGGGAGGGAGAAGATGGACCAGGCAAGATTGTTGGTGCCGTGGTCAATGCACGAAGACGAAACCTGTTTTCCAGGGGAGACAAGTCTGATGCTATTATTGTGCATGGCAAACAAACAAGGCCTGCCAAGAGCTTATTCAATCTAAGCACCGTCAAGCCGGGTACATTGCGGCTTCGATCTGCTTTGGGTAAACATGGCATCGAGGGCGAATCAGACGCTGATCTGCCAACCCGACCAGCGGTCGGTTTCGACTTTATGGATACGCTTGACGCAGCAGCTGACATCACAGCTGATGATGGCGAACGAAATCTGGAAGTTGAGATGCTGGATATCATGGAGATTGACAAAACACTGGAGAACATGGACAATAGCCGAAGAAGGACATAG
- a CDS encoding hypothetical protein (BUSCO:15727at5125), which translates to MSKTFTTSDVASHNKPGDLYIIVDGDVYDLTKFQDDHPGGKKILQRVAGKDASKQFWKYHNEGILKKYKNQLLVGSLDSKPNAPEPKPAANAAPVPAAPTPKAVKTAEKEVADKEEEAEALEPFGDQIPFADPAWYQSYHSPYFNESHAALRAEIREWIENDIEPHVTDWDEAKEVPEEIYKEMGRRGYLAGLLGVKYPTQYAPKGGVKSVPAEKWDLFHEMIITDELSRTGSGGFVWNIIGGFGIGCPPLIKFGKKALKDRIMPGILSGEKRICLAITEPDAGSDVANLTCEAKLSEDGKHYIVNGEKKWITNGIWSDYFTVAVRTGEAGMNGVSLLLIERSEGVSTRRMPCQGVLSSGTTYITFEDVKVPVENLLGKENQGFKVIMTNFNHERMGIIIQSLRFSRVCYEESVKYGSKRRTFGKKLIDHPVIRMKLAHMARQIEASYNWLENLIYQCERMGETEAMLRLGGPIAGLKAQSTLTFEFCAREASQIFGGLSYSRGGQGAKVERLYRDVRAYAIPGGSEEIMLDLSMRQSLRVAKAVGMKL; encoded by the exons ATGTCAAAGACCTTTACTACAAGCGACGTTGCGTCGCATAACAAGCCTGGGGATTTGTACATAATTGTCGACGGCGATGTTTACGACCTCACAAAGTTTCAGGACGATCACCCTG GCGGCAAAAAGATCCTCCAGCGCGTCGCTGGCAAGGACGCTTCCAAGCAGTTCTGGAAGTACCACAACGAGGGAATCCTGAAGAAATACAAGAACCAGCTCTTGGTCGGCTCTCTTGACTCCAAGCCCAATGCTCCCGAACCTAAACCTGCGGCCAATGCGGCACCTGTGCCTGCGGCTCCCACACCCAAGGCCGTCAAGACTGCCGAGAAGGAGGTTGCCGacaaagaggaagaagccgAGGCTTTGGAGCCCTTCGGTGACCAGATTCCCTTTGCTGACCCTGCTTGGTATCAAAGT TACCACTCACCTTACTTCAACGAATCTCATGCTGCTCTGCGCGCTGAGATCCGTGAATGGATAGAAAACGACATCGAGCCCCATGTCACTGATTGGgatgaggccaaggaggTCCCTGAGGAGATTTACAAGGAGATGGGTCGCCGTGGTTACCTCGCCGGTCTTCTCGGTGTCAAGTATCCAACTCAATATGCTCCCAAGGGCGGTGTCAAGTCAGTTCCTGCTGAGAAGTGGGATCTATTCCACGAGATGATCATCACCGATGAGCTGTCCCGTACTGGCTCTGGTGGCTTCGTCTGGAACATTATTGGTGGTTTCGGTATCGGCTGCCCTCCTCTTATTAAGTTTGGCAAGAAGGCGCTCAAGGACCGCATCATGCCTGGTATTCTCAGCGGCGAGAAGCGAATCTGCTTGGCCATCACTGAGCCTGATGCTGGTAGCGACGTTGCCAACTTGACATGTGAGGCCAAGTTGAGTGAGGATGGAAAGCACTACATCGTCAACGGCGAGAAGAAGTGGATCACCAACGGTATCTGGTCCGACTACTTCACCGTAGCTGTACGAACTGGCGAGGCTGGAATGAACGGCGTGTCTCTACTTCTCATTGAGCGTAGCGAGGGTGTTTCGACTCGACGTATGCCTTGTCAAGGTGTCCTTTCTTCAGGCACAACATATATCACCTTTGAAGACGTCAAGGTCCCTGTCGAGAACCTCCTTGGCAAGGAAAACCAAGGCTTCAAGG TTATCATGACCAACTTCAACCATGAGCGTATGGGTATTATCATCCAGTCCCTTCGATTCTCTCGTGTTTGCTACGAGGAGTCCGTCAAGTACGGCAGCAAGCGACGCACCTTTGGCAAGAAACTCATCGACCATCCTGTCATCCGCATGAAGCTTGCACATATGGCCCGCCAAATAGAGGCTTCGTACAACTGGCTTGAGAATCTCATCTATCAGTGCGAGCGCATGGGAGAGACTGAGGCTATGCTGCGACTTGGCGGTCCCATCGCTGGTCTCAAGGCACAATCTACACTCACTTTTGAGTTCTGCGCCCGAGAGGCCAGTCAGATCTTTGGAGGTCTGAGCTACTCTCGTGGTGGACAGGGCGCCAAGGTCGAGCGACTCTATCGTGATGTGAGAGCATACGCTATCCCTGGTGGCAGTGAAGAGATTATGCTTGATCTCAGCATGCGACAGAGCTTGAGAGTGGCAAAGGCGGTAGGCATGAAACTCTAA
- the FEN1 gene encoding Elongation of fatty acids protein 2 (BUSCO:29070at5125), whose translation MGIKQLFQIIKEEAPDAIKESEIKNQFGRKVAIDASMSIYSFLIAVRSEGQQLTNESGETTSHLMGMFYRTLRMVDNGIKPLYVFDGAPPKLKSGELAKRFQRKQEATEGLEEAKETGTAEDIEKFSRRTVRVTREHNADCQRLLKLMGIPYIIAPTEAEAQCAVLAQAGKVYAAASEDMDTLCFNTPILLRHLTFSEQRKEPIQEIRLEKVLEGLNMERKQFVDLCILLGCDYLDPIPKVGPSTALKMIRDHGSLEKVVEAMENDPKKKYVIPEDWPYKDARDLFFEPDVRQADHPDCDFKWEKPDMEGLVKFLVTEKGFSEDRVRSGGARLEKNLKSSQQARLEGFFKPIPKTEEEKAAHKRKLEEKNEEKRKKAKQEKKDKAASKAKPRGTK comes from the exons ATGGGTATTAAACAACTCTTCCAGATCATCAAGGAGGAAGCTCCAGATGCGATCAAGGAGAGTGAGATCAAGAACCAGTTTGGTCGCAAGGTTGCCATT GATGCTTCAATGAGTATCTACAGTTTCCTTATCGCCGTACGATCCGAAGGCCAGCAGCTCACAAACGAGAGCGGCGAGACGACATCGCATCTCATGGGCATGTTTTACCGTACTCTCCGCATGGTTGACAACGGTATCAAACCACTGTACGTTTTCGATGGTGCGCCGCCCAAGCTCAAGTCTGGCGAGTTGGCCAAGCGTTTCCAGCGCAAACAAGAGGCCACCGAAGGCTTggaggaggccaaggagaCGGGTACAGCAGAAGATATTGAGAAGTTCTCACGACGAACTGTCCGTGTCACTCGCGAGCACAACGCTGACTGCCAACGCCTATTGAAGCTCATGGGCATTCCTTACATCATTGCGCCCACCGAAGCTGAGGCTCAGTGTGCTGTCCTGGCCCAGGCGGGCAAGGTGTATGCAGCTGCCAGTGAGGATATGGATACCCTCTGCTTCAACACTCCAATCCTCCTACGACATCTTACATTCAGTGAGCAAAGGAAGGAGCCGATTCAGGAGATCCGCCTGGAAAAGGTCCTTGAAGGTCTGAACATGGAAAGGAAGCAG TTTGTCGATCTTTGCATTTTGCTCGGCTGCGATTATCTCGACCCAATTCCCAAGGTTGGACCCAGCACTGCCCTCAAAATGATTCGCGACCACGGCTCCTTAGAAAAAGTTGTCGAGGCAATGGAGAACgaccccaagaagaagtatgTGATCCCTGAGGATTGGCCATACAAGGATGCACGGGATTTATTTTTCGAGCCGGACGTGCGCCAGGCTGATCATCCCGATTGTGATTTCAAGTGGGAGAAGCCTGACATGGAAGGCCTCGTCAAATTCTTGGTCACCGAAAAGGGTTTCTCAGAGGACCGTGTTCGTAGTGGAGGTGCTCGTTTGGAAAAGAACCTCAAGAGCTCTCAGCAAGCCCGACTCGAGGGATTCTTCAAGCCGATTCCCAagacagaagaagagaaggcaGCTCACAAGCGAAAACTGGAGGAGAAGAACGaggagaaaaggaagaaggccaagcaggagaagaaggacaaggcagCTTCCAAGGCGAAGCCCCGAGGTACCAAGTGA